The DNA sequence AAAAATAGATAGTTATAATTTAGACCAAGACTTATCATAAGCAACTTTCTCCAACACGACAACTTACATACTGGCTATATTTGCAGTGCGCAAAAGAACAATATTAAATTACAACACTTACCACTTTCTAAGTGAAGTTTTTTATCATACACTTATTTCAGTCATATCTGAAGGTTAATACACGCTAAAAAGGAAAGAGAAAGTCGAAAAACATGGCGGAATACCGCCAAACCTATGCTATGTTTGGAAGCATGATCAATCACAGACACCGGAAGTCAGTGCGTAATCAAAACCGCCAAACATCCTCGATCCCAGGCTTTTTCTGATCATCTAGAAACGCCTGGTAAATAtcgtgattttttttcctcgTGGGATCGTGAAAAATCGCTCCCAATAATCACGCTTTTTATTCGGAATATGGAAAAAGAAACAGCCAAAGAAGAGCCAAAATGTGAAATGTGTGGCTCTAAAGAGCCGAAGTATAGATGCCCAGGCTGTAGTAGGCGGACATGTAGGTATGCGCGTAGAAATAAATGAATGCCtacctgggtaccagaggctccgagcttcgcggcgacaacaatttgtcgccgcgaagctcggtGCCTTTGGTACACAGGGTAAGGtataccctgctagcagagccttttcctgtttgtttctatcagttcacgTATCCGTTTCGCGAATGAAAATGCGAAAGAACATAGACGCGACACGGATAActgaactgatagaaacaatcAGTTAAAGACTCTGCTAGCAAGGTAATAAAGGAATTGCTGTTATCTATTTCACAGCCATTATGGTGTGTTATATTTGCAAAGAAAAGCTTGTTTATTTggagttttgttttgtttattgtagCTTGCCTTGCGTTAAGAGACACAAAGTATTGTTCAGCTGTAATGGAGCTAGGTGCAAGACGGCTTATGTTCCCACAAAAGACTACAACGACAACACAATGTTGAACGGTGAGTTGTGATCACCTCGTGCCACGAAGCTAAATCTAAAAGTTTCTTTAAGACTTGATTATCGGAGGCTCATGTTATTATTTTGCCGTAGATTATCGTTTTCTGGAGGACACAGGAAGGGTAGCATATTCAGCTACTCGAGATGCAAGCAATAAACGGAGACAGCTGAACAGAAATGTGAGTAGTAACTATTACCACTCCATATCCTGAAACATTTTGAATTCTTATCCCTGTGACGTGATATTGATActtcttttctttaaaatccaATCAAAGGAGATTTAGATTGAATTTTGTGTGTTTGTTATTTACAGTGCAATAATGTGGCCAATCCCTCTCTTAGTAGCCTGTATGTACAAAGTCCCAAAATATTTGGTTTTCACTTGAACACCATTTAAACCTTGTTTGTCTTCCTGAGGGTGGTAGCTAAATCGAGGACCACTGTATGTGTTTAGGTTACATGCTTTCTAAAGCAAGCAAGACGGAGTGGAGTGTGTCTAAAGCTTATGGCTCATGggatgaaaaagagaaaagaaaactcATCATTCTTTGATTACAGGTGAAGCTTTTGCAAACCATTCCAACCAGAAGTTTAGTCCACTTTATACCTAAATAGctaaaaataaagtatttaaTGATTCATTTTAAATAAGAATGAAAGGTTGATCGTCAGTTTGTCCAACAGTCCACTTTACACATGTTATATCACTCTCTTTTTTAATCCAGAAAAAAGCATCTCATGTGGAGACTTCATTGGGTTTTCCCACACTCAAATGCTGAATACAGCGACAAACGGTATGTTAAATTGGGTTTTCCCACACTCAAATGCTGAATACAGCGACAAACGGTATGTTAAATTGGGTTTTCCCACACTCAAATGCTGAATACAGCGACAAACGGTATGTTAAATTGGGTTTTCCCACACTCAAATGCTGAATACAGCGACAAACGGTATGTTAAATTGGGTTTTCCCACACTCAAATGCTGAATACAGCGACAAACGGTATGTTAAATTGGGTTTTCCCACACTCAAATGCTGAATACAGCGACAAACGGTATGTTAAATTGGGTTTTCCCACACTCAAATGCTGAATACAGCGACAAACGGTATGATAAATTGGGTTTTCCCACACTCAAATGCTGAATACAGCGACAAACGGTATGTTAAATTGGGTTTTCCCACACTCAAATGCTGAATACAGCGACAAACGGTATGTTAAATTGGGTTTTCCCACACTCAAATGCTGAATACAGCGACAAACGGTATGTTAAATTGGGTTTTCCCACACTCAAATGCTGAATACAGCGACAAACGGTATGTTAAATTGGGTTTTCCCACACTCAAATGCTGAATACAGCGACAAACGGTATGTTAAATTGGGTTTTCCCACACTCAAATGCTGAATACAGTGACAAACGGTATGTTAAATTGGGTTTTCCCACACTCAAATGCTGAATACAGCGACAAACGGTATGTTAAATTGGGTTTTCCCACACTCAAATGCTGAATACAGCGACAAACGGTATGTTAAATTGGGTTTTCCCACACTCAAATGCTGAATACAGCGACAAACGGTATGTTAAATTGGGTTTTCCCACACTCAAATGCTGAATACAGCGACAAACGGTATGTTAAATTGGGTTTTCCCACACTCAAATGCTGAATACAGCGACAAACGGTATGTTAAATTGGGTTTTCCCACACTCAAATGCTGAATACAGCGACAAACGGTATGTTAAATTGGGTTTTCCCACACTCAAATGCTGAATACAGCGACAAACGGTATGTTAAATTGGGTTTTCCCACACTCAAATGCTGAATACAGCGACAAACGGTATGTTAAATTGGGTTTTCCCACACTCAAATGCTGAATACAGCGACAAACGGTATGTTAAATTGGGTTTTCCCACACTCAAATGCTGAATACAGCGACAAACGGTATGTTAAATTGGGTTTTCCCACACTCAAATGCTGAATACAGCGACAAACGGTATGTTAAATTGGGTTTTCCACACTCAAATGCTGAATACAGCGACAAACGGTATGTTAAATTGGGTTTTCCCACACTTAAATGCTGAATACAGCGACAAACGGTATGTTAAATTGGGTTTTCCCACACTCAAATGCTGAATACAACGACAAACGGTATGTTAAATTGGGTTTTCCCACACTCAAATGCTGAATACAGCGACAAACGGTATGTTAAATTGGGTTTTCCCACACTCAAATGCTGAATACAGCGACAAACGGTATGTTAAATTGGGTTTTCCCACACTCAAATGCTGAATACAGCGACAAACGGTATGTTAAATTGGGTTTTCCCACACTCAAATGCTGAATACAGCGACAAACGGTATGTTAAATTGGGTTTTCCCACACTCAAATGCTGAATACAGCGACAAACGGTATGTTAAATTGGGTTTTCCCACACTCAAATGCTGAATACAGCAACAAACGGTATGTTAAATTGGGTTTTCCCACACTCAAATGCTGAATACAGCGACAAACGGTATGTTAAATTGGGTTTTCCCACACTCAAATGCTGAATACAGCGACAAACGGTATGTTAAATTGGGTTTTCCCACACTCAAATGCTAAATACAGCGACAAACGGTATGTTAAATTGGGTTTTCCCACACTCAAATGCTGAATACAGCGACAAACGGTATGTTAAATTGGGTTTTCCCACACTCAAATGCTGAATACAGTGACAAACGGTATGTTAAATTGGGTTTTCCCACACTCAAATGCTGAATACAGCGACAAACGGTATGTTAAATTGGGTTTTCCCACACTCAAATGCTGAATACAGCGACAAACGGTATGTTAAATTGGGTTTTCCCACACTCAAATGCTGAATACAGCGAAAAACGGTATGTTAAATTGGGTTTTCCCACACTCAAATGCTGAATACAGCGACAAACGGTATGTTAAATTGGGTTTTCCCACACTCAAATGCTGAATACAGCGACAAACGGTATGTTAAATTGGGTTTTCCCACACTCAAATGCTAAATACAGCGACAAACGGTATGTTAAATTGGGTTTTCCCACACTCAAATGCTGAATACAGCGACAAACGGTATGTTAAATTGGGTTTTCCCACACTCAAATGCTGAATACAGCGACAAACGGTATGTTAAATTGGGTTTTCCCACACTCAAATGCTAAATACAGCGACAAACGGTATGTTAAATTGGGTTTTCCCACACTCAAATGCTGAATACAGCAACAAACGGTATGTTAAATTGGGTTTTCCCACACTCAAATGCTGAATACAGCGAAAAACGGTATGTTAAATTGGGTTTTCCCACACTCAAATGCTGAATACAGCGACAAACGGTATGTTAAATTGGGTTTTTCCACACTCAAATGCTGAATACAGCGACAAACGGTATGTTAAATTGGGTTTTCCCACACTCAAATGCTGAATACAGCGACAAACGGTATGTTAAATTGGGTTTTCCACACTCAAATGCTGAATACAACGACAAACGGTATGTTAAATTGGGTTTTCCCACACTCAAATGCTGAATACAGCGACAAACGGTATGTTAAATTGGGTTTTCCCACACTCAAATGCTGAATACAGCAACAAACGGTATGTTAAATTGGGTTTTCCCACACTCAAATGCTGAATACAGCGACAAACGGTATGTTAAATTGGGTTTTCCCACACTCAAATGCTGAATACAGCGACAAACGGTATGTTAAATTGGGTTTTCCCACACTCAAATGCTAAATACAGCGACAAACGGTATGTTAAATTGGGTTTTCCCACACTCAAATGCTGAATACAGCGACAAACGGTATGTTAAATTGGGTTTTCCCACACTCAAATGCTGAATACAGCGACAAACGGTATGTTAAATATCCTGGTGTTGCAGGTGgtaacaaaaaatatcaactcagaaaaagccaaatatcaatttttggttccattttttgttttacattccCCTTTTCTTGTGACCTATGTATTGGAGTTTTAAATCTCAAGCAGTTGATTGATTGTAAACATGACTCAGTGTTTCAGAGCATGAAGTTATTGGTGAGGTTTTGAAGAGATACATTGATCCGATTGCAGGGGATCCAGTTGTGAGACAAAGGTAAGATAATGACGTACCAAATATGTGTGGGTGGGCAAACCAGCAATTTCTTTGTTGGTTGACAGTTTTGTCAGTTTCTGAAAAACTTTGAgtataaaattttgatttgtCTCAAGGTATACAGAAAAAATAAGGggtttaacacattgacccctgaaccggcctgtaccggctttggaaagtacccacaacccaaaaaattcataaattcaaaataaacacaacaagatgaagatactcaggcatcagtctaagggataaatggtcttgcagatatgcatccaaccaaggtgttggcatctactcttaagccaaataatagcacaggttctttgacaaatctcaaatcgaacaaggagagaaaagcagaatcacccctctcaataaaacgctcaaaataccacacaagggagagagatcagcaaacacaaatagatacctttattctgatcctccaggtacatttccttggcctcaaaacacaatgcccattccttgaaggattgtacaaccacgaaaatatgtttacgtattgcaaagcattctgggagatacagggggaaattcacgaggggagggccagtcaacactcctctccccaaagtcagatggttttttataagtcttttcaccccgaagccaaacgaatcaattccaggccatacagacccagaatagcagtgtaaacaattttggaatcaatttggtttcagaaaagacagcatttaggagagctgtggtgattcattagaaaatttttttctcatccgggcaaagccaaacaagaaaaaatcatcatgaatccacctttgcttgcaaatatccataagcaaagcactcagttatgccccaaaagacttcatgatgtcctgagacactcccctaatatgctcatagctgtatttttgatgaaaaatacaagcaaccatcaacttgttgctggcttcagcacatcgacgagggattaaaagtggggaccgcaaagcactgtt is a window from the Nematostella vectensis chromosome 9, jaNemVect1.1, whole genome shotgun sequence genome containing:
- the LOC116619861 gene encoding box C/D snoRNA protein 1 isoform X1 is translated as MEKETAKEEPKCEMCGSKEPKYRCPGCSRRTCSLPCVKRHKVLFSCNGARCKTAYVPTKDYNDNTMLNDYRFLEDTGRVAYSATRDASNKRRQLNRNVTCFLKQARRSGVCLKLMAHGMKKRKENSSFFDYRKKHLMWRLHWVFPHSNAEYSDKRVSEHEVIGEVLKRYIDPIAGDPVVRQRLKLYCQAGVDNICIFMKKENQPANKQRFYRVDMSKSIREFLQNKTIIEFPSFHVVLCDKSHDYPTEEQESNLQDKVSSCYAETQDVSNQPNCNEEQPTNVRNACQENTVGQEEHKVSIGEPNTCQENSMKMEDAYHVNETCVKDVHPGT